In Nitrosophilus alvini, the following are encoded in one genomic region:
- a CDS encoding efflux RND transporter permease subunit, with the protein MRKTDKDLFKGPIAWMASRPVAVNLVMMIAIIGGLLMMGHLRQEVFPDFERDEVRISVSYPGAGPEEIEKGIILPIEEALSSVDGIKRYRSVAFEGRASVNVEARKGYELQKLQNDIENAINRIRTFPVDAEKPKISQRSYEKRTMSLAVYGDADRLTLYKIAQRLKEILLHDSVISKVDIYGVSPLQISIEIDEEHLRKYSLTQGFIAKKIRDNSLDLPAGSIKTQRGEIIVRLKQRREKPIEFENIPIITTKEGNSVFLKEIAVIKEAFEDEDYFALFDGKPAIRIEIRNSQDISPIKISESVKEKVESFRQTLPETVDVKILTDEASVFKDRVDLILKNSAIGLVLVLLALSIFLEIRLAFWVMMGIPISFLGAFLFFPYLDVSISMVSLFAFIIALGIVVDDAIVVGENVYHYREKGYSPLAAAIKGAREMAVPVSFSILTNIVAFLPIYFIPGVTGKIFQVIPVVVITVFLISWFEALFILPAHLAGVKNSVKNRLLLWIHNNQQKFSKTFRAWVRFKFGPFLSLILRNRYITLIIAISILGVTLSYAFSGRMGMQIFPRTESDYAKAIVKMPFGTPAEKTKEVVERLIKSAQKVAEETGKKDIYLKGIYARVGRSGSHLAEVRVYLAPPDIREEILSTAGFVKKWRKLTGEIAGVDVLQFFSDAGGPGHGPSLTIELSHPDMEVLKIASRSLARELEKYPRVFDISDGFAPGKEQINFRLTPLAYALGFDANQIAREIRNRLYGAEARRILIGPNEVKIMSKMPLDERRYEYYFDNMMLYTKDGKEVALKDLIIPEWGHAYTEIVRQNGRRVITVEANVKPRSKALEILNDLKEGKLKELTNRYHGLTYSFEGNQSEMRESLSTLKTTFILSIFAIYTLLAIPFRSYLQPLIVMASIPFGIIGAILGHLVMGYSLSVISLFGIVALCGIVVNDSLIMVKFANDYKEKFNVSMFRVAKEAALQRFRPVLLTTITTFGGLMPMIFETSRQAKVLIPMALSLGFGILFATFITLLLVPSLYLIVEDIKKLKG; encoded by the coding sequence ATGAGAAAAACCGATAAAGATCTGTTTAAAGGTCCCATTGCCTGGATGGCGAGCCGTCCGGTTGCAGTAAATCTTGTTATGATGATTGCTATTATCGGCGGTCTTTTGATGATGGGGCATTTAAGACAGGAGGTTTTCCCCGATTTTGAAAGAGATGAGGTAAGAATAAGCGTCTCCTATCCGGGAGCAGGTCCCGAAGAGATAGAAAAAGGGATAATCCTTCCTATTGAAGAGGCGCTTAGTTCCGTAGACGGTATAAAAAGATATCGAAGTGTCGCTTTTGAGGGGAGGGCGTCTGTAAACGTAGAAGCCAGAAAAGGATATGAGCTTCAAAAACTGCAAAATGATATAGAAAATGCGATAAACAGAATAAGAACTTTTCCGGTTGATGCCGAAAAGCCGAAAATCAGCCAAAGAAGCTATGAAAAAAGGACAATGTCACTTGCGGTTTACGGGGATGCCGACAGACTGACTCTTTATAAAATAGCTCAAAGACTCAAAGAAATTCTCTTGCACGATTCCGTTATCTCCAAGGTGGATATATACGGTGTATCGCCTTTACAGATAAGTATAGAGATAGATGAAGAGCATCTTAGAAAATACTCTCTTACCCAGGGATTCATCGCCAAAAAAATTAGGGATAATTCGCTTGATCTGCCCGCTGGAAGTATAAAGACTCAGCGTGGAGAGATAATAGTAAGATTAAAACAGAGAAGAGAAAAGCCCATAGAGTTTGAAAATATTCCTATCATTACAACAAAAGAGGGCAACTCTGTTTTTTTAAAAGAGATAGCGGTAATAAAAGAAGCTTTTGAGGATGAGGACTATTTTGCTCTGTTTGACGGAAAACCTGCAATAAGGATAGAGATAAGAAATTCCCAGGATATATCTCCCATAAAAATCTCTGAGAGCGTTAAAGAAAAAGTAGAGAGTTTCAGGCAGACACTTCCTGAGACGGTTGATGTGAAGATATTGACGGACGAGGCCTCCGTCTTCAAAGACAGGGTGGATCTTATTTTGAAAAACAGTGCGATAGGGCTGGTACTGGTACTTCTGGCTTTGTCTATTTTCCTTGAAATAAGACTCGCTTTTTGGGTAATGATGGGTATACCTATATCTTTTCTAGGCGCATTTCTGTTTTTCCCTTATCTGGATGTATCTATCAGTATGGTATCGCTTTTTGCCTTTATAATAGCTCTTGGTATAGTAGTTGATGATGCGATAGTTGTGGGAGAAAATGTTTATCATTACAGAGAAAAAGGCTATTCTCCTCTTGCCGCTGCAATAAAGGGCGCACGCGAGATGGCGGTACCGGTCTCTTTCAGTATTCTGACCAATATTGTAGCGTTTTTACCTATCTATTTTATCCCCGGGGTGACGGGCAAAATTTTTCAAGTTATACCGGTAGTTGTCATAACAGTATTTTTAATTTCTTGGTTTGAAGCTCTTTTTATATTGCCGGCACACCTTGCGGGGGTGAAAAACAGTGTCAAAAACAGACTTCTTCTCTGGATACACAATAACCAGCAAAAATTCAGCAAAACATTCAGGGCATGGGTGAGATTCAAATTTGGTCCGTTTTTGTCATTGATATTAAGAAACAGGTATATTACTCTAATCATTGCCATATCTATTTTGGGAGTTACACTCTCTTACGCATTTAGCGGTAGAATGGGTATGCAGATATTTCCGCGAACCGAGTCGGATTATGCCAAGGCAATTGTAAAGATGCCTTTTGGAACACCTGCCGAAAAGACAAAAGAGGTTGTTGAAAGATTGATAAAGAGTGCCCAAAAAGTGGCCGAAGAGACAGGAAAAAAAGATATCTATCTGAAAGGAATCTATGCAAGGGTCGGCAGAAGCGGAAGTCATCTTGCAGAAGTGAGAGTATATCTTGCACCGCCTGATATAAGAGAGGAGATCCTCTCTACTGCAGGATTTGTCAAAAAATGGAGAAAACTCACAGGCGAGATTGCCGGTGTGGATGTTTTACAGTTTTTTTCTGATGCCGGAGGTCCGGGACACGGCCCGTCGCTGACTATTGAGCTCAGTCATCCCGATATGGAGGTACTAAAAATTGCCAGTCGCTCTTTGGCACGCGAACTGGAGAAATACCCCAGAGTCTTTGATATTTCAGATGGGTTTGCGCCGGGCAAAGAGCAAATAAATTTCAGACTAACACCTTTGGCATATGCTCTCGGATTTGATGCAAATCAGATAGCCCGCGAGATCAGAAACAGACTATACGGCGCTGAAGCCAGAAGAATCCTGATAGGGCCAAATGAGGTAAAAATTATGTCAAAAATGCCTCTTGATGAGAGGAGATATGAATACTATTTTGACAATATGATGCTTTATACGAAAGACGGAAAAGAGGTTGCACTAAAAGACCTGATCATTCCTGAGTGGGGACACGCATATACTGAAATTGTCAGACAGAACGGAAGAAGAGTCATAACGGTAGAAGCCAATGTGAAACCAAGAAGCAAAGCTCTTGAGATACTAAACGATCTGAAAGAGGGCAAACTTAAAGAATTGACAAACAGATATCACGGCTTGACATACAGTTTTGAAGGTAATCAGTCTGAAATGAGGGAAAGTCTCAGTACACTGAAGACCACTTTCATTCTTTCCATATTTGCCATATATACTCTTTTGGCTATTCCTTTTAGAAGCTATCTTCAGCCGCTTATCGTAATGGCAAGTATTCCTTTTGGGATAATAGGTGCAATTTTAGGGCATCTGGTAATGGGATACAGTCTCAGTGTAATAAGCCTTTTTGGCATAGTCGCCCTTTGCGGAATAGTAGTAAACGACTCTTTGATAATGGTGAAGTTTGCAAACGACTACAAAGAAAAATTTAATGTTAGTATGTTCAGAGTTGCAAAAGAGGCAGCTTTGCAGCGTTTTAGACCCGTTTTGCTTACAACTATAACAACATTTGGCGGGCTTATGCCTATGATATTTGAAACTTCAAGGCAGGCAAAAGTGCTGATACCGATGGCTCTCTCATTGGGGTTCGGTATACTTTTCGCTACGTTTATAACGCTTCTTCTTGTTCCTTCGCTATATCTTATAGTTGAAGATATAAAAAAACTCAAAGGATAA
- a CDS encoding efflux RND transporter periplasmic adaptor subunit, protein MREKNRFHLILKVVIVLAVAGLSLYISYYWITNKPKARKRVHKIEKRALLVETIKPKISDCNVRLEMYGKVIPYRSLELTSRVSSQITKLNSRLIPGEMFKKGEVLIELDTADFILAAAQKKADIAKAEYELEVELNRQKSAKKEFELFAEEVSEREKSFIYRIPHIKAAEEKLAAAKAAYKKALLDIERCTIKAPFDCVILSVDVAKGEVVNSSKRLLLLARADRFWIDVTLSPEKLKYIDIPGYNSKKGSVASVRHSFWPKTAKSVSVKVISLKKEVDNGSKMANILLEAKDPLGIETEGAKLLLNSFVEVEIEGKTIKECAKIPRVALRASDTIWVYTKEKLLDIRKTEVLWKDKKFAYIKAKDLNDGEMVITSNIETPVEGMRLRNFKAFSAKKREHR, encoded by the coding sequence ATGAGAGAGAAAAACAGGTTTCATTTAATTTTAAAAGTCGTTATTGTACTGGCCGTTGCCGGTTTGTCTTTGTATATATCCTACTACTGGATTACAAACAAACCAAAAGCCAGAAAAAGAGTGCATAAAATCGAGAAAAGAGCTCTTCTTGTGGAAACTATCAAACCCAAAATATCGGATTGTAATGTCAGACTTGAGATGTATGGAAAAGTTATACCATACAGAAGCCTTGAACTTACTTCAAGAGTCAGTTCCCAGATAACAAAGCTGAATTCACGTCTGATACCCGGTGAGATGTTTAAAAAAGGCGAAGTATTGATTGAGCTTGATACTGCAGATTTTATTCTTGCTGCAGCACAGAAAAAAGCCGATATTGCGAAGGCAGAGTATGAGTTGGAAGTGGAGCTGAACAGACAGAAGAGTGCAAAAAAAGAGTTTGAGCTTTTCGCAGAAGAGGTAAGCGAAAGAGAGAAGAGTTTTATCTATCGGATACCGCATATCAAAGCCGCAGAAGAAAAACTGGCAGCGGCAAAAGCAGCTTATAAGAAGGCATTGCTCGATATAGAAAGATGCACCATAAAAGCCCCCTTTGATTGTGTGATTTTAAGTGTAGACGTTGCCAAAGGAGAGGTAGTGAACAGTTCAAAAAGACTTCTTCTTCTTGCAAGAGCCGATCGGTTTTGGATAGATGTGACTTTGAGCCCGGAGAAGCTCAAATATATAGATATCCCCGGCTATAACAGTAAAAAAGGATCAGTCGCATCGGTAAGACACAGTTTCTGGCCGAAAACTGCAAAGAGTGTTTCGGTCAAAGTAATCTCATTGAAAAAAGAGGTAGATAATGGTAGTAAAATGGCAAATATTCTGCTTGAGGCAAAAGACCCTCTAGGAATCGAAACAGAAGGAGCGAAACTTCTTTTGAACTCGTTTGTCGAAGTGGAAATAGAAGGCAAAACAATCAAAGAGTGTGCAAAGATTCCGAGAGTTGCCCTAAGAGCGTCTGATACGATATGGGTATATACAAAAGAAAAACTGCTTGATATCAGGAAAACTGAAGTTTTATGGAAAGACAAAAAGTTTGCCTATATAAAAGCGAAAGATTTAAACGACGGCGAGATGGTAATAACAAGCAATATAGAGACACCGGTGGAAGGAATGAGACTGCGAAACTTTAAAGCTTTTTCGGCAAAAAAAAGAGAGCATAGATGA
- a CDS encoding TolC family protein, giving the protein MAKYLSFLAILLLFAGCYAKKEPLPGEIAEIQKNMTNAETKKWWKVFEDENLNRLLEEALAENFSLKSIRKKILQAEAQLKKSRSPLFPAIDATIGVSRSFVNESGYSDSENSFSLGAAAKYEVDLWGKIDSLSKAAGFEYKASKEDFKAANVTFTSEIAKNWYGYLYQSSRLRLLAEKRDIARKELETLKKRFVSAQADVSDILQQKSTIKEIDKDIVFSKNEKKIFATALNVMLSKKPDEKLIFNESAFPDVLSVKTPKIEMSKLMQRPDIKSLYYKLQAQDERYAAAISAQYPRLALSSNISSSSSGLNNVFDNWFASIAASAVSPIFDAGERKADVKAARAKTEELLFRYKQALLDAAKEVTDLLEKIESQKQYIKILKKQKEIAQKNIEFYRSRYITGQQEYRRYLSALMSFKNLEEKELKASYELALYYIGLYRALSTGWEEDKDKK; this is encoded by the coding sequence ATGGCTAAATATCTCTCTTTTTTGGCGATACTTCTTCTGTTTGCCGGATGTTATGCAAAAAAAGAGCCTTTGCCGGGTGAAATTGCCGAAATCCAAAAAAATATGACAAATGCAGAGACCAAAAAGTGGTGGAAAGTATTCGAAGACGAGAACCTAAACCGGCTTTTAGAAGAGGCTCTTGCCGAAAACTTCAGTTTGAAATCGATAAGAAAAAAAATCTTACAGGCCGAAGCTCAATTGAAGAAGAGCAGGTCACCTCTTTTTCCGGCTATAGATGCAACGATCGGTGTTTCTAGAAGTTTTGTAAACGAAAGCGGATATTCTGATAGCGAAAACAGTTTTTCTCTGGGTGCGGCGGCAAAATATGAAGTTGATTTGTGGGGTAAAATAGATTCGCTTTCCAAAGCGGCAGGATTTGAGTATAAAGCAAGCAAAGAAGATTTTAAGGCTGCAAATGTAACTTTTACAAGCGAAATAGCAAAAAACTGGTACGGATATCTTTATCAAAGCAGCAGACTCAGACTGCTTGCCGAAAAAAGAGATATTGCCCGAAAAGAGCTTGAGACTCTGAAGAAGCGATTTGTATCTGCACAGGCTGATGTGTCGGATATTTTACAGCAAAAGAGTACGATCAAAGAGATAGACAAAGATATAGTTTTCTCCAAAAATGAAAAAAAGATATTTGCCACTGCTCTGAATGTTATGCTCTCAAAAAAGCCGGATGAAAAGCTTATCTTTAATGAGTCTGCTTTTCCGGATGTTCTCTCCGTAAAAACACCGAAAATTGAAATGTCAAAACTTATGCAAAGACCTGATATAAAATCTCTTTATTACAAACTGCAGGCTCAGGATGAAAGATACGCGGCAGCCATATCGGCACAATATCCCAGACTCGCTTTGAGTTCAAACATAAGCAGCTCCTCTTCCGGGCTGAATAATGTTTTTGACAACTGGTTTGCCTCCATAGCGGCATCTGCAGTGTCGCCGATTTTCGATGCGGGAGAAAGAAAAGCTGATGTAAAAGCTGCCCGTGCCAAGACCGAAGAGCTTCTTTTTAGGTACAAACAAGCACTTCTTGATGCTGCAAAAGAAGTTACGGATCTTTTGGAAAAGATAGAGTCACAGAAACAATATATAAAAATTTTGAAAAAACAAAAAGAGATTGCACAAAAAAATATAGAGTTTTATCGCAGCAGATATATTACTGGGCAGCAGGAATATAGAAGATATCTAAGTGCTCTTATGAGTTTTAAAAATCTAGAGGAAAAAGAGCTTAAAGCCAGTTATGAGCTTGCACTCTATTATATAGGTCTTTACAGAGCACTATCAACCGGATGGGAAGAGGACAAGGATAAAAAATGA
- a CDS encoding CerR family C-terminal domain-containing protein: MKKKKDTKQKILEVSSRLFAKYGFKETTIAMICKEAGVNIASVNYHFGSKENLYKESWRYAFQKSLKLYSEEKKLPQNATAKEKLRFKIASLIRHIFDPEALDFAIMNKESANPTGLLREILIKEIQPERKAMMEIIAELLGEKATKENVKFCHMSVVGQCFHLQKVKSLMSEKSIKFEGITEEEIQRYIDHVLKFSLAGIEAVKNG, translated from the coding sequence ATGAAGAAAAAAAAGGATACTAAACAGAAAATTCTTGAAGTCTCCTCCAGACTCTTTGCAAAATATGGCTTCAAAGAGACTACCATAGCCATGATATGCAAAGAGGCCGGAGTCAATATAGCTTCTGTTAACTATCATTTCGGTTCCAAAGAGAATCTCTACAAAGAGTCCTGGAGATATGCTTTTCAAAAGAGCCTGAAACTCTACTCTGAGGAAAAAAAACTCCCCCAAAACGCAACTGCCAAAGAGAAACTGAGGTTTAAAATCGCCTCTTTGATACGCCATATTTTTGACCCAGAAGCTCTAGATTTTGCGATTATGAATAAGGAGAGCGCAAATCCTACGGGACTTTTAAGAGAGATTCTTATAAAAGAGATACAGCCTGAACGTAAAGCTATGATGGAGATAATAGCCGAACTTCTTGGAGAAAAAGCAACAAAAGAGAATGTGAAGTTTTGCCATATGAGCGTAGTAGGGCAATGTTTTCATCTGCAGAAAGTAAAGAGCCTGATGAGCGAAAAGAGTATTAAATTTGAAGGAATAACCGAAGAAGAGATTCAAAGATATATAGATCATGTTTTAAAATTTTCGCTTGCAGGTATAGAAGCGGTGAAAAATGGCTAA
- a CDS encoding pyridoxamine 5'-phosphate oxidase family protein — MGKQYGSLKQKDVDFINAQKIFFLASCSLEEVNLSPKGYESIKVLDSNTLLYLDYPGSGNRTARDIENDGEITLMFCSFEGKPKILRAFCKGELIEKKDAQFSELLKHFDADESLTRRLIKFHIYAVETSCGFGVPLMKYIGRRSELENWAVKKRDTGELEKYIEEHKTPPNLKNLGNVTEI, encoded by the coding sequence ATGGGAAAACAGTATGGAAGTCTAAAACAGAAAGATGTGGATTTTATAAATGCACAGAAGATATTTTTTTTGGCAAGCTGCAGCTTAGAAGAGGTAAATCTCTCTCCGAAGGGATATGAGAGTATAAAGGTTCTGGACAGCAACACTCTTTTGTATCTCGACTACCCCGGAAGCGGTAACAGAACTGCAAGAGATATAGAAAATGACGGTGAAATTACGCTTATGTTCTGCTCTTTTGAAGGAAAGCCCAAGATTCTAAGAGCATTCTGCAAAGGTGAGCTTATAGAGAAAAAAGATGCCCAGTTTAGTGAACTTTTAAAACACTTCGATGCAGATGAGAGCCTCACAAGAAGACTTATAAAGTTCCATATATATGCGGTAGAGACAAGCTGCGGTTTCGGAGTGCCTCTGATGAAATATATAGGCAGAAGGAGTGAGCTTGAAAACTGGGCGGTAAAAAAAAGAGACACGGGTGAGCTCGAGAAATATATCGAAGAGCATAAAACTCCTCCAAACCTGAAAAATCTTGGAAATGTCACTGAAATATAA
- a CDS encoding DUF4395 domain-containing protein, whose amino-acid sequence MAKCCPISQRRTDSYLERIEAFITAAIVTIFVMTCSFVMPLLLAIDFLLKLATQNRYGIFRPLSKKCKEVLKLPQKSVDDAPKKFARVLGMIMSFNLVVLYIFNLHIPAVILSCIFITFALLEAFFDYCIGCKIYTALKKASTKP is encoded by the coding sequence ATGGCCAAATGTTGTCCTATTTCGCAAAGAAGAACCGATTCTTATCTAGAACGCATCGAAGCTTTCATAACAGCTGCGATTGTAACCATATTTGTTATGACCTGCTCTTTTGTAATGCCTCTGCTTTTGGCAATCGATTTTCTTCTGAAACTGGCCACACAAAACAGATACGGAATTTTCAGACCTCTGTCAAAAAAATGCAAAGAGGTCCTTAAGTTGCCGCAAAAATCCGTTGACGACGCTCCTAAAAAATTTGCAAGAGTTTTAGGTATGATAATGTCTTTCAATCTTGTAGTTTTATATATATTCAATCTGCATATACCCGCAGTAATATTGTCATGTATATTCATAACATTTGCTCTGCTTGAAGCTTTCTTCGACTACTGTATAGGCTGCAAAATATATACTGCACTAAAAAAAGCTTCAACTAAACCTTAA
- a CDS encoding antibiotic biosynthesis monooxygenase family protein — translation MKKIPLGKYAAKHRLSRYQVLKMTMKGELAYEEVEENGRKTVYILEEEDAQKERGNQAAETKESAKLASTPKPPYYAVIFTSQTGEDIEGFQEMAKKMTALASEQEGFLGIESARSDIGITVSYWKDLESIRRWRENSEHRLAQKQGQQKWYKRYKIRIAKVESEKSFE, via the coding sequence ATGAAAAAGATACCTCTTGGAAAGTATGCCGCAAAGCATAGACTCAGTCGATATCAGGTGCTGAAAATGACTATGAAGGGCGAACTGGCTTACGAAGAGGTCGAGGAAAACGGCAGAAAAACAGTATATATACTTGAAGAAGAAGATGCGCAAAAAGAGAGAGGCAACCAGGCCGCCGAGACAAAAGAGAGTGCCAAACTTGCGTCAACTCCAAAACCGCCTTATTATGCAGTGATATTTACTTCTCAAACAGGCGAGGATATTGAAGGTTTTCAAGAGATGGCGAAAAAAATGACAGCTTTGGCATCCGAGCAGGAAGGATTTTTGGGAATTGAATCTGCAAGAAGCGATATTGGGATAACAGTCTCTTACTGGAAAGATTTGGAGTCAATACGCAGATGGAGAGAGAATAGCGAACACAGACTTGCTCAAAAGCAAGGTCAGCAAAAATGGTATAAAAGATATAAAATCAGAATTGCAAAAGTGGAAAGTGAGAAAAGTTTTGAATAG
- a CDS encoding NCS2 family permease codes for MWLESMFKLQQKGTDFSTEIRAGFTTFLTMMYIVPVNASIMSLTGMPFDALITATAAVTIIATILNGIWSNTPVAMSVGMGLNAYFTFGLVKGMGIGWQTALGIVMISGLIFLILSLTKFRVWVLEKVPVDLRRAISAGIGLFIAFIGMQGMKLIVNDEAVLVALGDIKDPNVLLGVFGFVLAALLYAYRIKGAFILAILATSVIGWIFGLAKLPESIVSMPASMAPIAFKLDILGALKLSFIPVIITFLITDMFDTIGTLAGIGTRAGLFKDNSLELQKTLEADALATVTGAALGTSTTTAFIESAAGVEDGGRTGLTAVVTGVLFISTLFFLPLYKAIPENAIYAILIMVGVLMFGELKNINYSDTTISVSAFVTVVLMPLTYSITIGLSAGFVIYLLLALLKKEFDKINAGTIILAVIGLLAFIFH; via the coding sequence ATGTGGCTTGAATCTATGTTTAAACTTCAGCAAAAAGGTACAGATTTTTCCACAGAAATCAGAGCCGGTTTTACGACATTTTTAACAATGATGTATATTGTACCTGTCAACGCTTCCATTATGAGTCTGACTGGAATGCCGTTTGATGCGCTGATTACGGCAACTGCGGCAGTTACTATTATTGCCACCATATTAAACGGTATATGGTCCAACACTCCGGTTGCCATGAGTGTTGGCATGGGACTTAATGCCTATTTTACTTTCGGACTCGTAAAAGGAATGGGTATCGGCTGGCAGACAGCTCTTGGAATAGTAATGATTTCTGGACTGATATTTCTGATTTTGTCTTTGACCAAATTTAGAGTTTGGGTTTTAGAAAAAGTTCCCGTTGATCTAAGAAGAGCCATAAGTGCCGGTATTGGACTTTTTATAGCTTTCATAGGTATGCAGGGAATGAAATTGATTGTAAACGATGAGGCAGTTTTGGTCGCTCTTGGCGATATTAAAGATCCAAACGTTTTATTGGGAGTATTTGGATTTGTTTTAGCTGCACTGCTTTATGCATACAGGATAAAAGGTGCTTTTATTTTGGCAATTTTGGCAACTTCTGTGATAGGATGGATTTTCGGGCTTGCAAAACTTCCAGAAAGCATCGTATCGATGCCTGCAAGTATGGCTCCTATCGCTTTTAAACTTGATATTTTGGGGGCTCTGAAACTCTCTTTTATACCTGTGATTATTACGTTTTTAATAACCGACATGTTTGATACTATAGGAACTCTTGCCGGAATTGGAACGAGAGCAGGACTTTTTAAAGACAACAGCTTGGAACTTCAAAAAACTCTTGAAGCCGATGCCTTGGCTACCGTAACCGGTGCAGCACTCGGCACATCTACCACAACGGCATTTATAGAGTCTGCCGCAGGAGTGGAGGATGGCGGAAGAACGGGACTTACGGCTGTTGTAACAGGAGTTCTGTTTATATCCACGCTCTTTTTCCTGCCTCTATATAAAGCGATTCCGGAAAATGCGATTTATGCGATACTGATAATGGTCGGGGTATTGATGTTTGGTGAATTGAAAAACATAAACTATTCTGACACTACAATATCAGTAAGTGCTTTTGTAACGGTAGTTTTAATGCCTCTAACCTATTCGATAACGATAGGACTCAGTGCCGGATTTGTAATCTATCTGTTATTGGCTCTTTTAAAAAAGGAGTTTGACAAAATAAATGCAGGTACAATTATCCTTGCTGTTATCGGTCTTTTAGCTTTTATTTTCCATTGA